The following proteins come from a genomic window of Canis aureus isolate CA01 chromosome 3, VMU_Caureus_v.1.0, whole genome shotgun sequence:
- the LOC144310178 gene encoding uncharacterized protein LOC144310178: MPPGLCVWASERQPRAGPEGGPAALRAFQLDAQHLPSPTGMLGDAKDFCTNNLLKTVSVSQLILRWFWVGDGSPGEPRPPPGARATGHGTRGAPGAPALRPTEPGGPSRVVRRLRDLRALQRDQNRNRTGLERGLTQAGVEPARGLRGGTWGSEKLNNPVKSQSRCMAQQSGTRSPQDFEIWQAFCTWAMPQFGPANATLSAQKPHMAGLELSRWAVQLPSTTPSFKGSLLTLLFHSPKYRSPVLLVSHSKPTTPTE, translated from the exons ATGCCTCCCGGGCTTTGCGTCTGGGCCAGCGAGCGCCAGCCCCGTGCAGGCCCCGAGGGAGGCCCGGCCGCGCTGAGAGCCTTCCAGCTCGACGCCCAGCACCTGCCGTCCCCCACTGGGATGCTGGGCGACGCCAAGGACTTTTGCACAAATAACCTCTTAAAGACTGTTAGTGTGTCTCAGCTCATCCTTCGATGGTTCTGGGTCGGAGACGGTAGCCCAGGAGAgccccggcctcccccaggaGCGAGAGCAACCGGCCACGGCACCCGCGGGGCCCCAGGGGCTCCTGCTCTGAGGCCCACGGAGCCGGGCGGGCCCTCTCGGGTCGTGAGGAGGCTGCGGGACCTACGAGCACTTCAGAGGGATCAGAACCGGAACCGGACCGGGCTAGAGCGGGGTCTGACTCAAGCTGGAGTGGAGCCAGCCAGAGGCCTCAG GGGAGGAACCTGGGGCTCAGAGAAGCTAAACAACCCGGTGAAGTCACAGAGCAGGTGTATGGCCCAGCAGTCTGGCACCAGGAGCCCACAG gaTTTTGAAATTTGGCAGGCATTTTGTACTTGGGCCATGCCTCAGTTTGGACCAGCTAATGCCACTCTAAGTGCTCAGAAGCCCCACATGGCCGGCCTGGAGCTGTCACGCTGGGCAGTGCAGCTCCCATCTACGACTCCATCTTTTAAAGGCTCACTTCTCACACTGCTGTTCCACAGTCCCAAATATCGGTCTCCTGTCCTTTTAGTCTCCCATTCCAAGCCCACAACCCCAAcagaataa